GGAGGAGTTCTAGAAGGCTGATAGCTTGGTCCACTTGCTGGCAGGTAGCTTGGTCCACTTGCTGGCAGGTAGCCTGGTCCGCTTGCTGGCAGGTTGCCTGGTCCGCTTGCTGGCGTGTAGCTTGGTCCGCTTGCTGGTGTGTAACTTGGTCTAACAGCAGATGGTTTCGAATAGTATGTAGTCGAAGGCATTGGATTTGCATAGGGGGAATTCATTTGGAATTGATGTTCTGGTCTCTTTTGTGGAGTAAATGGTAGTAATGCTGGTGCAGATCCATCTCCAGTAGCCAAGGTGATAGTATTGCTGTGACCCCCAGGTCCTCCCTCATTTCCTACAAAGCAGAACTCGATTTCATTTACATTTATGGTCATTCTCAAGGATCATATTTCCATTAAACACGAAATTTCAACTGGAGAATTCAAATTACATACGAAACAAACTGAATAGGAACAACTCTCCAAAGGGTTCTAGGAATACCTGTGTATGAGCTTCTCCCTTCCATATCCTCAGAAATGTGGATTgaaacatcaacaaaaccttgaGGTTTGTTGGAATTCTTTTTTCGCAATTGGTAGCTCCCAACTTCTTCAACTCCATGCCTTGAATGCTCAGAATTCTTGTTATGCTTAGCCAGAAACTCTTTCAAGAGAATAGTAGCTGTCCCCTGTAGCCTTTCTCTGAGGAATATAGGCTCTCTACTATAGACTTCAATGTGCAGAGCCAAATCATTCAGTTTAGATTCCGCGTCCTCAACCAAGGTAGCAAACTTGGTTTTCCATACTGGATTTGCATTTCCAGATGCATCAATCTTGGTGCAGTACTTGTTATTGGGATTGGTCCACCCAACAGCATACCATTGAAGCTTCCATAGGGACGACGAACGCCGGAGCCCTCGAGCAGATATCAAGCAAACTTCAACCCAGAGTTTCCCCATACCAGGATATAACTGCAGAAAAGAGAGAAGTTGAGAGATAACTTTCTTCTGTGTTGGGAAAGTTGTTatggagaaagaaagaaagaaagggaagctGTTTtgcaatatatatttaaatggCTACTTTACTTTGCTGGTGAGATAATTCTTATGCCTGAGAACCATTATGGGGTAACCTCTCTTTTCAAACTTGCTTTTCCTTAGTAAAGTGCATTACAGATGGATAGGAATATGCTGTAAATAGAAAATGTAAAGCTTAATACTGTTGGGGAATATGAGCACAGTAACTATTTTTCAAATATTTACATATTCTTGAATGAACATATGGATCTAACAATCAAAGAAAGGGTCCACAGTCCACATTGACTGTTCTGGTTTGAATGTGAAAATGCGACCTCTTCAAGCCAAAATGGAGACAGTGAAACACCAATTTCAAACTCTTCTATTGACAGAAACACAACACTTCTTATCTTGATGCTTAAGATGATTGTGTGGTCTTGGACTTGGAGTACGGTAAGGTCTTCAAAAATGGTGGGACTAACAATAGCTTTCGACCTGCGCGTGTTACCATCCGTTGTTCTTCGAGATTATTAGTTGAACCACCAGCAGTCCTTGTATACATCATTGCTGTGGAGCACAGAATGTCATCTCCAAAACCACATGCTTCGAAGAATGAGCTGATACAGTACGTACGTTCCAAAATTATGAGATCAAAGTTTGTTCAGCAAAGTCATTAAGGCTTTGATATTGAAGAGAGATTGGTAAAATCACCTCTCACTCTCTGAGCAAAGGGCTGCTATGTCATAAATGTCTCTACTTGTGAGTATTCTGCAAGAAGCAATCACAAAGTTTTCAGTTTTCACACACCACAAGAGGGGACTTAATATATTTCAGAGCGCTTTGATTTTAGTATGAGATATGGTCAATCTATACCCTAAAGGAAAATGAGACCATATATAGTTCTAAAAGGACCAGTTTTAAGAAAGAATACTGAACCTTGTGATTCTTTTAACTATCATCTTGCCAATTCCCATACCCTGCAATGAAGGAATAACCTGGGAAACACTGAACCATATTCATATATGAAGACTTTCCCAAATGACCATATCTTGAATATAAGCTAGAACAGTTACTGCCAATGTAAAATTTACCACACTGTACATTTCATATTTTTTAGAAAGTAGGGTGTAAATGAAAGACCTATTTATAAGTGAAAAATCAAGTTTTCGTGAATACCATAACATCGTAGATGGAGGCTGTCAATCCTTGATCAGAAACAGCTCGGCCAAAACCCACCAATTGACTGTTAAATGGTGTCACCGGCATCACCACCCTCTCAAACAATTCTCCTAAACCCTCCGTAATCTTCTGCTGCTGTCGATTTTTTTGCGAAAATGATGATGAAGTTTTGCTAACTACATCATTTGCTTTGCAGAAGACGGAGACCACGACTTGACTGTGTGAGAGAGCCACACGTAGCTTGTTCACATCAATACCTTCAACTACACGGAAGCCATCTCCGCCGTCCACGTACTCCGGGAATCGGTGGCCGTTGAGATTGCAGGCGCTGTATAGCTCAACGAGATCATCTGGTTTTACGTGAGATGGGTTTGTGGATATGAACACAGGGACTGACGCTTGAAGTGTAGCTGGTGCTTTTGATTTTGAAGGTGTTTTCATGTTTTGCAGTTGGGTTTTGCCTCGGGAACTTACCCATTTTAACTCCATAGCCTTGCATGACTGACCCTCTACTATGTTCATGGGCGTCGCAGCCTCCATTTCTTCCTCTGAAGGCTGTTTCTCCAATGAGGTGGGGATGATAATGTGTGGGGGAATAATCACCATATTACCCTTTTAAACGATAAGGGGTAGTTTGGTCTCATACATATGTTATATGACCAATACTGTTTTATCAGTCAAGGCCATGTTTGTTATGTTCTGACTTCTGAAGAAAGGACGACATACTGAGGTTCCACCAATGTCAATGATTATCAATCAAAGCCCTCACAATGGTCTAAAGAAAGGAAGAGATGCTAAAGAAGGAACCATCAATGAAAACAGATCATGAAATCCTCAGTCTAGAAAGTAATATCAGATGGCACCATGTTGGTACCCTGTGGAGATTTCAGGTGATAGCTAGCAATAGGAGTTGTGATTCTTAATGGTTTCGGAGCCATTCATCTATGTCTCATAACCTTATAGGCTTTGCGTTAGAGGTTGATGCACCAATGTCTCCCCACTGTGAGGGCCCAGCCGATGTTGATTGCGGCTGGAACAGCCGGCTAGAAACAGGCTGTGGTGGTGCCTCTGTTGGCCTGAACCGTTTCCAGTCTTGGCCTGCCTCCTCCACATTGCTAGATTAACTTGTGTGAGTGGCTGGGCTCTGAGTTGCTCCAGACATAAATTGGAAAAGCCATGCTGCTgacgaagaagatgaagaaccaTAACCTTTTGCAGCCGGTATCTTCTGCTCTAAAGAAGATATGTTAGCTACTTGGACATTCTTACCCTAGTCAAAAGCACTTGAATATAAGTTGTCGGCTTCAACTTGTCTTTTCCATGTAGAAGGAAAAGAATATCCATTTCCAAATGAGGGATTGTCGATGAAGGAACAACAGGAGTTTTGATCAGGCATGCCCCAGACAGATTTTCCACTGAAGTGGATGCTTGTACCCTGAGCAGATAAGTTGGAACTTCCAAATAAGGATCTGGTAGAGTCAGAATTCCCATTGTCCTGATCAAGCATAGTTCGAACTGGTTTTCCCCTGAGGTTACTGTATGTGTCCCATTCAGAACTCCCATATCCAAGTAAGGCATTCATAAAGTGGAAACCCCAAGTGTCTTGATCTGCTGTCAATATCCTTTCCACGTTAGCCGCTTCTTCTGCATACCTTTGTAACTTCCAACATGCAAATGTATTAGCAGTAGGCCCTAGATCTTTAACAAACTGCAGCAGGTTTTTCTGTGTATCCAGTACTATTCTGCTTATTCtacaaaaccaagaaagtaATCAATATGCAACTGCATACACCTGGAATTAACGAATATAGGAGGACTTAGAAGCTCATCCCACTTCAGTTACAGGCTTTGGATTGGTTGGTGTGGGCGCAAAATTTTACTAATGTAAACTGTATACTTGTATTGTTAATGTTTGGGGAAGTTTTCTAAAGACACCCATGAGTACATGCACGGCTGCACAGACATTACTCACCTGCACTAGTTCTTGTGGGCTGAGATAGACTGTAGATGTTATTGACTCATTTTAATTGAGCAATTTATTCAGAGGCCGGTAGGTATAGCGTTGATCTACTTCAGAATATTTGGATCTTCTTCCACCTCTGCATCCTGTTTATGAAAGAAATGCAAAAAGAGAATTAGCCTAATTCAATGATTTGGAAAGTTCACTGCCGGTATAGTCCCCTACCAGATTTTGATATTTCCACAAAGCTCTCAGGGTCTGTTTTCAAAGAATTAAACAACTTCGTCGCTAGATTTCTTATCAAACGAGCCTGGAAAACCATAATATTCTGAACGTTAAGGAGAAAACATAGACTTCAAGAGTATAAACTTATGGTCAACCTTTGTGATAAGAACAGTGCTTTGTGGACTAACCTCTTTATAATAAAGGGTACTTGAATCGTTGAAAAGCATAGCATTGCTCCATACCAGTGTTGCATCATGCTGTACATTAAACAAGGAACATCGAAATAAATGAAAAAGGGTTTTGCACATCACTGTACAATTGAGGTTACCACTAATAAATGAAATCTTTATACACCTATCATTGTAAAAGTAGCCTGCCCAAAAAGTTAAATTTCATATACAGATTTATCAAGCTTCATTATCTACAAAATCTAGAAAAAAAGAATCAATAGAAGTCAATGAAAGCATGCCTTCTGCAAAATCGCATTAATGTTTCATTCTGTGTTTAATATTACAGTGTCCACCATATAAAAGGCAAGGACATAGAAAGGCCTGTCATGTGGCTGTGAAAATCAATAACATCTGCAAGTAGTGTTTTCCCTTCACCAAAAAGACAGCATACGAAATATAAATGCTATGATGATTCCATATCACCTGCCTATTCAAAACAACTGTGCTACATATCTGCCCTCAAATTTCATTTTGCAACAAACATAAAAGAAAGTGGAGTATTAAATgaagtcttaaaaaaaaaaaagttttcctTTCCTAGCCTCAT
This portion of the Rosa chinensis cultivar Old Blush chromosome 1, RchiOBHm-V2, whole genome shotgun sequence genome encodes:
- the LOC112190551 gene encoding uncharacterized protein LOC112190551, which codes for MVIIPPHIIIPTSLEKQPSEEEMEAATPMNIVEGQSCKAMELKWVSSRGKTQLQNMKTPSKSKAPATLQASVPVFISTNPSHVKPDDLVELYSACNLNGHRFPEYVDGGDGFRVVEGIDVNKLRVALSHSQVVVSVFCKANDVVSKTSSSFSQKNRQQQKITEGLGELFERVVMPVTPFNSQLVGFGRAVSDQGLTASIYDVMVIPSLQGMGIGKMIVKRITRILTSRDIYDIAALCSESESSFFEACGFGDDILCSTAMMYTRTAGGSTNNLEEQRMVTRAGRKLLLVPPFLKTLPYSKSKTTQSS
- the LOC112190191 gene encoding probable inactive serine/threonine-protein kinase slob2, which gives rise to MVLRHKNYLTSKLYPGMGKLWVEVCLISARGLRRSSSLWKLQWYAVGWTNPNNKYCTKIDASGNANPVWKTKFATLVEDAESKLNDLALHIEVYSREPIFLRERLQGTATILLKEFLAKHNKNSEHSRHGVEEVGSYQLRKKNSNKPQGFVDVSIHISEDMEGRSSYTGNEGGPGGHSNTITLATGDGSAPALLPFTPQKRPEHQFQMNSPYANPMPSTTYYSKPSAVRPSYTPASGPSYTPASGPGNLPASGPGYLPASGPSYLPASGPSYQPSRTPPPPPPPSNVGYVPTFLPRTDQMTDTYINMPSSSGAPPPGRGTRAGGPAFAMGMGAGALAAGAVIFGDDFMSGFDVPSGLQDASVTISADPPF